The following proteins are encoded in a genomic region of Cryptomeria japonica chromosome 11, Sugi_1.0, whole genome shotgun sequence:
- the LOC131859962 gene encoding protein EXORDIUM-like 2, whose translation MAVLGSEKIVIHLLLMCIVALSTVDAAARPLFHWRKLSALVKEEPLVLKYHHGPLLTTTPTLNLHLIWYGNFTSAQRAIVADFVQSLGLGNGKQGSPSVSAWWKTTEAYRGSAPSQLNQAQPLTRRLGKQKLDEAYSLGKSLKRTDIAVLLKNAIQSRALRPPEQKKSNGVVELYLVLTSDDVLVENFCSSSCGFHGSDTADIEYAYAWVGNSATQCPGQCAWPFHQPIYGPQNPPLLPPNGDVGIDGMIINIAATIAGTVTNPFKSGYFQGDVAAPLEAVSACPGMYGSGAYPGYAGQLLVDETTGASYNAHGVNGRTFLLPAMWDPTSRSCKTLV comes from the coding sequence ATGGCTGTTTTAGGTTCTGAGAAGATTGTGATTCACTTGCTGTTAATGTGTATAGTGGCATTGTCCACAGTGGACGCCGCCGCTCGGCCCCTTTTTCACTGGAGAAAGCTCTCCGCTCTGGTAAAAGAAGAGCCTCTTGTTCTGAAATACCACCATGGCCCCCTGCTTACCACAACACCCACTCTCAATCTTCATCTCATCTGGTACGGCAATTTCACTTCCGCGCAGCGTGCCATTGTGGCCGATTTTGTGCAGTCATTGGGATTGGGAAACGGCAAGCAGGGGTCTCCCTCTGTGTCCGCCTGGTGGAAAACAACAGAGGCCTACAGAGGCTCTGCTCCTTCCCAATTAAACCAAGCCCAACCTTTAACCCGAAGGCTGGGGAAGCAGAAGCTGGACGAAGCTTATTCTCTCGGAAAGTCCTTGAAAAGAACTGACATTGCTGTCCTGCTGAAGAATGCAATCCAGTCCAGAGCCCTGCGGCCGCCTGAGCAGAAGAAAAGCAATGGCGTGGTGGAATTGTATTTGGTGCTCACATCAGATGATGTTTTGGTGGAGAACTTCTGCAGTAGCTCATGCGGATTCCATGGAAGCGACACAGCAGACATTGAATACGCGTACGCATGGGTGGGAAACTCGGCAACGCAGTGCCCGGGGCAGTGTGCGTGGCCATTTCATCAGCCTATTTACGGCCCGCAGAACCCTCCTCTGCTGCCGCCCAACGGTGACGTGGGCATTGACGGTATGATCATCAACATTGCGGCTACCATTGCCGGAACAGTGACGAATCCGTTCAAATCGGGATACTTCCAGGGAGACGTCGCCGCTCCATTGGAGGCAGTCTCGGCGTGTCCGGGCATGTACGGAAGCGGGGCTTATCCCGGTTACGCCGGTCAATTGTTGGTAGACGAGACTACAGGCGCCAGTTACAACGCCCATGGCGTTAACGGCCGCACATTCCTTCTGCCAGCAATGTGGGATCCCACCTCACGTTCCTGCAAGACTTTGGTGTAA